One region of Psychrobacter sp. DAB_AL43B genomic DNA includes:
- the miaB gene encoding tRNA (N6-isopentenyl adenosine(37)-C2)-methylthiotransferase MiaB has protein sequence MSVTVFNPRLDDTAVADITTIAPAVTALKEPSSAEAPVKAATKKVFITTQGCQMNVYDSGKMLDVLGDSHGMEVTHDIDEADVLLMNTCSIREKAQEKVFSELGRWRKLKEKRPDLVIGVGGCVASQEGDNIQKRAPYVDMVFGPQTLHRLPELYDQSHEQREIAPKNRIGTVDVSFPSIEKFDFLPEPRVEGYKAFVSIMEGCSKYCSFCVVPYTRGEELSRPLDDVLAEIDSLAAQGIREINLLGQNVNGYRGEKDDGSICRFAELLHYVSHVDGVERIRYTTSHPLEFTDDIIDAYAQLPELVSHLHLPVQSGSNAILAAMKRNHTIDVYINQINKLKAIRPDIYLSSDFIIGFPGETDEDFQATLNLAKELNFDHSYSFIYSKRPGTPAAELPDDVSFSTKKARLAEFQKVIIDSTLAKTHEMVGTTTRVLVEQVANRHPDCLIGTADNTRTVMFPYDVDKMDELLGKIVSVRITDFVSPHMVKGELKEVLA, from the coding sequence ATGAGTGTTACTGTATTCAATCCTCGCCTCGATGACACTGCTGTCGCTGACATCACTACTATTGCGCCTGCTGTCACTGCACTCAAAGAACCAAGTTCAGCCGAAGCACCGGTAAAAGCAGCAACTAAAAAAGTATTTATCACCACCCAAGGCTGTCAGATGAATGTCTATGACTCGGGCAAAATGCTCGATGTCCTTGGCGACTCACACGGCATGGAAGTGACTCATGATATCGATGAAGCCGATGTACTACTGATGAATACCTGCTCCATTCGCGAAAAAGCCCAAGAAAAAGTCTTTTCAGAATTGGGTCGCTGGCGCAAATTAAAAGAGAAACGTCCTGACCTCGTCATCGGCGTTGGCGGCTGCGTCGCTTCACAAGAAGGCGACAATATCCAAAAACGCGCGCCTTATGTTGACATGGTTTTTGGTCCACAAACCTTACACCGTTTGCCAGAGCTATATGACCAGTCACACGAGCAACGTGAGATTGCGCCTAAAAACCGTATTGGTACAGTGGATGTATCTTTTCCAAGTATCGAAAAGTTTGATTTTTTGCCAGAGCCAAGAGTAGAAGGTTATAAAGCTTTTGTTTCTATCATGGAAGGCTGCTCGAAGTATTGCTCATTTTGCGTGGTACCTTATACGCGCGGTGAAGAATTATCACGTCCACTGGATGATGTATTAGCAGAAATTGACAGCTTAGCGGCGCAAGGCATCCGCGAAATTAATCTATTAGGCCAAAACGTTAATGGCTATCGCGGCGAAAAAGACGACGGCAGTATTTGCCGCTTCGCTGAGCTATTGCACTATGTGTCGCACGTCGATGGCGTTGAGCGTATTCGCTACACCACCAGTCACCCGCTAGAATTCACCGATGACATCATTGATGCCTATGCACAATTGCCAGAGCTGGTATCACACTTACATCTACCGGTGCAGAGTGGCTCAAACGCTATCTTGGCGGCGATGAAACGTAACCATACCATTGATGTTTATATTAATCAGATTAATAAACTTAAAGCCATTCGACCTGATATTTACTTATCGAGCGATTTTATCATTGGCTTCCCAGGGGAGACCGATGAAGATTTTCAAGCGACATTGAATTTGGCAAAAGAGTTAAACTTCGATCACTCATACAGCTTTATTTATTCTAAGCGTCCGGGTACGCCAGCGGCAGAACTGCCAGACGATGTGAGCTTTAGCACCAAAAAAGCACGTTTGGCGGAGTTCCAAAAAGTCATTATCGACTCAACGCTTGCTAAAACCCATGAGATGGTTGGCACTACAACTCGTGTCTTAGTTGAACAAGTGGCTAATCGCCATCCTGACTGCTTAATCGGTACGGCAGACAATACTCGTACGGTCATGTTCCCTTACGATGTTGATAAAATGGACGAGCTGCTTGGCAAAATCGTCAGCGTACGTATTACTGATTTTGTCAGTCCGCATATGGTGAAGGGTGAGCTTAAGGAAGTGTTAGCTTAA